Proteins encoded by one window of Bactrocera oleae isolate idBacOlea1 chromosome 4, idBacOlea1, whole genome shotgun sequence:
- the LOC106621377 gene encoding uncharacterized protein has translation MVHFPMCEPNYDLPQTLSAIFEKESDIVETEQDKLDQASKLQSAEYETDYYRVLPLLSFKNDHREKVLSLKENEYLSLRWQKFLTKIPKNYIRIRLYSDQQKIPIAPRRLVLNGCFYGVDNKLSPVPIIPDPRMYEKITYKNIGNGQGKEVKTRDKSRRPS, from the exons TTTGCCACAAACGCTTAGCGCCATTTTCGAAAAGGAATCGGATATAGTGGAAACCGAGCAGGATAAATTAGATCAAGCCAGTAAGCTACAAAGTGCCGAATATGAAACTGATTATTATAGAGTGCTCCCATTGTTGTCCTTCAAGAACGATCATCGGGAAAAGGTTTTATCATTGAAGGAAAATGAATATTTGAGTTTACGTTGGCAAAAGTTCTTAaccaaaataccaaaaaattacATACGCATTCGGCTTTACAGCGaccaacaaaaaat accGATTGCTCCAAGACGTCTAGTATTGAATGGTTGTTTTTATGGTGTAGACAACAAGTTGTCACCGGTGCCGATTATTCCAGATCCGAGAATGTATGAGAAAATCACTTACAAAAACATTGGCAATGGGCAAGGCAAAGAAGTAAAGACGAGAGATAAAAGTCGGCGTCCTTCATAG